Proteins co-encoded in one Yamadazyma tenuis chromosome 1, complete sequence genomic window:
- a CDS encoding uncharacterized protein (EggNog:ENOG503P53W; COG:S), translated as MVESNILSIFKTSQAPTLIEEDCIPCTSMQSATALGMGGYLLTDRIYTEADGTIDGRKHPKWWRNSVKTSGVVLVMFGVQRLYRVYEIYQDQRPLQ; from the coding sequence ATGGTCGAAAGCAACATTCtttccatcttcaaaacatccCAAGCTCCCACTCTCATCGAGGAAGACTGTATCCCATGTACTCTGATGCAGCTGGCAACGGCCTTGGGAATGGGTGGATACTTGTTAACCGATAGGATTTACACCGAAGCTGATGGGACGATTGATGGACGCAAACACCCCAAATGGTGGCGCAACAGCGTGAAGACTTCGGGTGTTGTATTGGTAATGTTCGGAGTCCAACGGCTATATCGTGTGTATGAAATTTACCAGGACCAACGGCCTTTACAGTGA
- a CDS encoding uncharacterized protein (EggNog:ENOG503PEZ4): protein MDQSFLSVVNHHHTHADHGGAHHPDVSTTGFDPDMERDSKLEVPIPPLHAQQKYLNDSNKIYNSENVKYLRSVCSRCKKDFDQPLIIPKRASDVGVETSDDPKPLIEPKIFKLCQHCRELQRQRSRRWQKKTKEKVGVCRRCGNDIPPELQKFVLCLNCRQNLRFRKANRAKQGRCVHCSGPLDTSIITGGDDQDGKREKSFKVCKRCRENDKIRRNNLEKLGNCNRCAKPLPDDDMGKHKVCRNCRNKKKKSGLAEPINPIGNLGLNLGMNPGSHDPNLMHDMNMFNSYNQSQIQQQISQALQPQNPIPQQQQSQQPVQQQHQQHQQHQQHQQQHQQQQQQQQQQQQPMQQMHHVQTGPLHLQQIPNMYNDIQLRQNLPLQIPMGQMSHGSNQSPPGQLQQGHLNQMNMVQQMQPIVPTANQQMGVANMGMPNINAMNPMGQYQMNLLPQYAPAQQGQQPGQYQGQM from the coding sequence ATGGACCAACTGTTTTTGTCTGTGGTCAACCATCACCATACACATGCCGATCACGGAGGCGCACATCACCCCGATGTCTCCACAACAGGGTTTGACCCAGACATGGAAAGAGACTCCAAGCTCGAAGTTCCTATTCCTCCTCTCCACGCACAACAAAAGTACTTGAATGATCTGAACAAAATCTACAACAGTGAGAACGTCAAGTATCTCCGGTCGGTGTGCAGTCGATGTAAGAAGGATTTTGACCAGCCGTTAATCATTCCCAAGCGGGCAAGCGACGTGGGAGTCGAGACTTCCGATGACCCCAAGCCACTCATCGAGCCCAAAATCTTTAAGTTGTGCCAGCACTGCCGGGAGTTACAGAGACAGCGGTCGAGGCGGTGGCagaagaaaaccaaggAAAAGGTGGGCGTCTGTCGCCGGTGCGGCAATGACATTCCTCCTGAGTTGCAGAAGTTTGTGTTGTGCTTGAACTGCCGGCAGAACTTGCGGTTTCGTAAGGCCAACCGTGCGAAGCAGGGCCGGTGTGTCCACTGCCTGGGTCCCCTCGACACGTCGATCATCACCGGTGGCGATGACCAGGATGGAAAGCGAGAAAAGAGCTTTAAGGTGTGCAAACGGTGTCGAGAGAACGACAAGATCCGGCGGAATAACCTCGAGAAGTTGGGCAACTGCAACCGGTGCGCCAAGCCGTTGCCGGACGACGACATGGGAAAACACAAGGTGTGTCGCAACTGTCgcaacaagaagaagaagctgggATTGGCGGAACCCATCAATCCCATTGGCAATCTCGGCCTTAACTTGGGCATGAATCCCGGCAGCCATGACCCCAACTTGATGCACGATATGAACATGTTCAACTCGTACAACCAGCTGCAAATTCAGCAGCAGATCAGTCAGGCACTCCAGCCTCAGAACCCGATTCcacagcaacaacaactgcAACAGCCCGTGCAGCAGCAGCATCAGCAGCATCAGCAGCATCAGCAGCATCAGCAGCAAcatcagcagcaacaacaacaacaacaacaacaacaacagccCATGCAGCAGATGCATCATGTGCAGACAGGCCCGTTGCACTTACAGCAGATCCCCAATATGTACAACGATATCCAACTTCGGCAAAACCTCCCACTCCAGATCCCCATGGGCCAGATGAGCCACGGATCGAACCAGCTGCCACCTGGCCAGTTGCAGCAGGGTCACTTGAACCAGATGAATATGGTGCAGCAGATGCAGCCGATTGTGCCTACAGCCAATCAGCAGATGGGAGTCGCCAATATGGGCATGCCCAACATCAATGCGATGAATCCAATGGGACAGTACCAGATGAACCTTTTACCGCAGTATGCGCCGGCTCAGCAGGGGCAGCAGCCGGGCCAGTATCAGGGCCAAATGTAA
- a CDS encoding uncharacterized protein (COG:S; EggNog:ENOG503P0KF), with the protein MFRLPSPRQLARFARSNPMKHFTPRQPFAFPPSAPRRFSRSFSYNYSQPFNPHHKRNRFLSVLAVFTVATGASYYLFWPHHTFPSSVAKILRKGLWAESDKGDKDYALALKHYIEALQECDKLELDRLSDEYTGIQLKMGEMYERLGMIDEANFLYNEISTMYLKVLTDKSVTLSDPRRYHLVQKDLRVVAKLVQLNRTNLGLCKAILITHAILPNIIIDNKLGQKLSQLSMADLDSPESAGRLQAVRYLPFLDEYINMMDMLIAINISLGDYSYSINVNLNLNKLMLLVKYAPDKVLLNQCNLGSLLYFQGGVFEAEMVSILKKHGLDIKHKRPDQYANGTEVPEEDRIKFNALHHNFAQCVALASEAYENVTKIANNLTRNVRMGQDSKDDEKEETAVAELVALATYSLGVIHLHLGNYSQSERFLRESRVKSKSCDYQDLLGEIESELGKLFAEKKRLQTNEASR; encoded by the coding sequence ATGTTTCGATTACCGTCACCTCGACAATTGGCGCGGTTTGCCCGTTCAAATCCCATGAAACACTTCACCCCACGCCAACCCTTTGCGTTCCCGCCTTCCGCACCCCGCCGCTTCTCGCGTTCCTTTTCCTACAACTACTCACAACCATTCAATCCTCATCACAAAAGAAACAGATTCCTCTCTGTGCTAGCTGTTTTCACCGTGGCAACAGGCGCTTCCTACTACTTGTTCTGGCCACACCACACATTCCCCAGCTCAGTCGCCAAAATCCTTCGAAAAGGCCTTTGGGCAGAATCAGATAAAGGTGATAAAGACTATGCGCTTGCACTCAAACACTATATTGAAGCTCTTCAGGAGTGTGACAAGTTGGAACTCGACCGTCTCAGTGACGAATACACCGGGATCCAACTCAAGATGGGCGAAATGTACGAGCGGCTCGGAATGATTGATGAGGCTAATTTTCTCTACAACGAGATTTCCACCATGTACTTGAAGGTTCTCACCGATAAGTCTGTCACCCTATCCGATCCCAGGCGATACCATCTTGTGCAAAAAGACTTGCGGGTAGTAGCAAAATTAGTGCAGCTTAATCGCACGAACCTCGGTCTCTGTAAGGCCATTTTGATCACCCATGCCATTCTCCCtaacatcatcatcgacAACAAGCTCGGGCAGAAGTTGAGCCAGCTTTCGATGGCAGACCTTGACTCGCCCGAAAGTGCTGGCCGCCTCCAAGCCGTGCGCTATCTCCCATTCCTTGACGAGTATATCAACATGATGGATATGCTTATTGCCATCAACATCTCTCTTGGAGACTACAGCTACTCCATCAacgtcaacttgaacttgaacaaactTATGTTACTTGTCAAATATGCTCCCGACAAGGTGCTCCTCAACCAGTGCAACTTGGGGCTGTTGTTGTACTTCCAGGGGGGAGTATTTGAAGCGGAGATGGTTAGtatattgaagaagcacGGTTTGGACATCAAGCACAAACGTCCTGACCAGTACGCCAACGGAACTGAGGTTCCGGAGGAGGATAggatcaagttcaatgcTCTCCATCACAACTTTGCCCAATGCGTGGCTTTGGCATCTGAGGCATACGAAAATGTCACCAAGATTGCCAATAATCTTACAAGAAACGTCCGGATGGGCCAGGACTCTAAGGATGATGAAAAGGAGGAAACAGCGGTGGCCGAGTTGGTGGCGCTTGCAACGTACTCGCTCGGAGTGATCCACCTTCATTTGGGTAATTATTCTCAGCTGGAGCGGTTTCTTAGAGAGTCTCGTGTCAAGAGCAAGAGTTGTGATTATCAGGATCTTCTCGGTGAGATTGAGAGCGAGTTGGGCAAACTATTTGccgagaagaagagattgcAAACTAATGAGGCCAGTAGATAA
- a CDS encoding uncharacterized protein (COG:S; EggNog:ENOG503NX2X) — translation MTNKHRHKTRKAPPAAEDRTNIPQSTNKVSGAAKDDSSISSYEDNTIPDPQKDDTPFASISIEQVKKVNSAAQSASSLPLSSPFLSKAAPAGPLTTREDASSVMSRESNKNALASLDLGPEDHVTDGLQRSGSTRWSHLAGSDGAEDVTSTENAVSSPNTPRSPTFHGSPTFAESPKIITYRKSKRTTSEYNFQDILDADAAASASPRDKYDPRLYTEEKFIDSMYHYASMKRNTDFHQLFRSLDLTDRLLDDFACALSREILLQGRIYVSEQYVCFNSSLLGWVTNLVIKQEDIIRFEKKSTAGIFPNGIAIVTRDGRHNFASFISRDSTFDFMKTVWEGVTGLTMVMESVDEVKDSSSTSSVDKDDHGDIDDHSENAANIESFIMSLDGDDSEKEPEPRSESVEAPEGNEVLVMKFKPDSGYTNHGPDICAPTKLSPDEIAEDHEIELYNDVIKAPMGVVYEILFGSKDGQFFQDFLESQDSSELTGFGQFVDGHRQYSYRKALGYSIGPKSTTCEVEETVLVLDWHKRIVVETATRTPDVPSGNSFSVRNKYRMSWDLNGNTRLQVTYWIDWVARSWIKGMIEKSTKTGQVDSCTSLVGRLSQEIQNTTHKAVASADTIAAVVEETAAASTTASITAGVKESTVVGSEKLAVLVRMHAVAVAVGLVSMFGLILIMQLYIIWRLNALEQIMRQLS, via the coding sequence ATGACCAATAAGCATAGACacaaaaccagaaaagCACCGCCAGCAGCAGAGGATCGTACTAACATACCtcaatccacaaacaaagTGTCGGGAGCTGCCAAAGATGACAGCTCCATCAGCTCCTACGAAGACAACACAATCCCTGATCCACAAAAGGACGATACACCTTTCGCCTCCATCCTGATTGAACAGGTGAAGAAAGTCAACTCAGCCGCCCAATCAGCCAGTTCTCTCCCACTTCTGTCACCGTTTCTCTCCAAAGCAGCACCTGCCGGCCCGCTCACCACCCGTGAAGATGCTAGCCTGGTGATGTCTCGGGAGAGCAACAAAAACGCTTTGGCTAGCCTCGATTTGGGCCCTGAAGATCATGTAACCGATGGCCTCCAGCGACTGGGCTCGACCAGGTGGTCACATCTAGCGGGTTCAGACGGGGCAGAAGACGTCACCAGTACAGAGAACGCCGTCTCCTCGCCTAACACACCCAGGTCGCCCACGTTTCACGGCCTGCCTACGTTTGCGGAGTCTCCCAAGATCATCACCTACAGAAAGAGCAAGCGCACCACAAGTGAATACAATTTCCAGGACATTTTGGACGCCGACGCGGCGGCATCGGCCAGTCCTCGAGACAAGTATGACCCTCGTTTGTACACAGAGGAGAAGTTCATTGACTCGATGTACCACTATGCGTCAATGAAGCGGAACACTGATTTCCATCAGTTGTTCCGGTCTCTAGACCTCACCGACCGGCTCCTAGACGATTTTGCGTGTGCTCTTTCACGGGAAATTCTTCTCCAGGGCCGGATCTATGTCAGTGAACAGTATGTGTGTTTCAACTCCAGTTTGCTCGGATGGGTGACaaacttggtgatcaaaCAGGAAGACATTATTCGGTTTGAAAAAAAGTCCACTGCCGGGATCTTTCCCAACGGAATCGCCATTGTCACGAGGGACGGGAGACACAACTTCGCCAGCTTCATCTCGCGTGACTCGACGTTCGACTTCATGAAGACGGTGTGGGAAGGTGTTACGGGTCTCACAATGGTGATGGAGTCGGTGGACGAAGTAAAAGACTCCAGCTCGACCAGCAGCGTCGACAAGGACGACCACGGTGACATAGACGACCATAGCGAAAATGCGGCGAACATCGAGTCGTTCATCATGTCACTTGACGGTGATGATAGCGAGAAGGAACCTGAGCCTCGCAGTGAGAGCGTAGAGGCCCCAGAAGGAAATGAggttttggtgatgaagttCAAACCCGACTCCGGCTACACCAACCACGGACCCGACATTTGTGCACCTACAAAGCTTCTGCCAGACGAAATCGCTGAAGACCATGAGATAGAGTTGTACAATGATGTGATTAAAGCCCCGATGGGAGTAGTGTATGAAATTCTTTTTGGAAGCAAGGACGGGCAGTTTTTCCAGGATTTTCTTGAGTCCCAGGATTCGAGTGAGTTGACCGGCTTCGGGcagtttgtggatgggCACCGGCAATACTCGTACCGCAAGGCACTAGGGTACTCAATTGGACCCAAATCGACCACTTGTGAAGTGGAAGAAACCGTCCTTGTGCTCGACTGGCATAAACGTATCGTGGTAGAGACGGCCACCCGCACGCCCGATGTGCCACTGGGAAACCTGTTCAGTGTTCGAAACAAGTACCGAATGAGCTGGGACCTCAACGGCAATACCCGACTTCAGGTGACGTACTGGATCGATTGGGTGGCCCGGTCGTGGATCAAAGGGATGATCGAGAAGCTGACCAAGACAGGACAGGTGGATTCGTGCACTTCATTGGTGGGCCGGTTGAGCCAGGAGATTCAAAACACTACGCATAAGGCGGTGGCTCTGGCGGATACGATCGCAgcggtggtggaggagaCGGCGGCCGCCAGTACCACTGCCAGTATCACCGCGGGCGTGAAAGAGTCCACGGTGGTGGGCTCCGAAAAATTGGCGGTGTTGGTGCGCATGCACGCGGTGGCGGTGGCGGTGGGGCTTGTGTCGATGTTTGGGTTGATACTAATAATGCAGCTCTACATTATATGGCGACTAAACGCATTGGAACAAATCATGCGGCAGCTTTCATGA
- the STE7 gene encoding MAP kinase kinase (MEK) (EggNog:ENOG503NXES; COG:T): MMRLNNGSSSSVASKDKELPPVPPKADGSLLNVKTLNRKNFKKLQLHHDLDSTIPPNLEHNSPESGPLKNKRTLLNLNLGGNSNFQNPGFVNSSASGSGNIINNTVVIQQLTPSLDTSSNRSSISSIGSVATSHRNLDPDSVSSTDNIINQISTLELAHQPHKSKFIRKKQTVISSISPTKSTSSMHSPSEPGGGDTGNISPIYSTTTSFKFNSKDLVTLKNLGSGNSGTVSKTLHIPTQRIMAKKIIPIESNSLIQNQIIRELKILHECQSPYIIEFFGVFINNNNTVVICMEYCNCGSLDKILGLLRPRQFPLVVLKKLSYSMLRGLVYLYENHKIIHRDIKPSNVLMTHKGQFKLCDFGVSRELTNSLAMADTFVGTSTYMSPERIQGLEYGIKSDIWSMGLMLIELASGRSIWHEDFDDKNNTNDNNDHHSQSSTSDDFTSNPGPEGILDLLQRIVNEDPPCLLNLINPVTKQKYDPELCQFINYCLIKDDKQRKSPWELLSLQDCTFLQDVKKPEYEKEVRTWAKMIRNLHKEKQDQQDREKDKRKR; encoded by the coding sequence ATGATGCGGTTGAACAACGGTTCCAGCTCCAGCGTCGCCAGCAAGGACAAGGAGTTGCCTCCGGTCCCCCCCAAAGCCGATGGCTCGCTCTTAAATGTCAAGACCCTAAACCGCAAGaatttcaagaagctcCAGCTCCATCACGATTTGGACAGCACCATTCCCCCAAACCTCGAACACAACTCACCTGAAAGTGGCcctttgaagaacaaacgCACGCTTCTCAACCTCAACTTGGGCggcaactccaacttccaGAACCCAGGTTTTGTCAACCTGAGCGCCTCAGGGTCTGgcaatatcatcaacaacacaGTGGTAATACAGCAGCTCACTCCGAGCCTAGACACGTCCAGCAACCGCAGTAGCATCAGCTCCATTGGCCTGGTCGCCACCAGCCACCGCAACCTCGACCCGGACTCGGTGCTGTCGACTGAtaatatcatcaaccagATCTCCACTCTCGAATTGGCCCACCAACCGCAtaagtccaagttcattcGCAAGAAGCAGACAGTCATCTCATCGATATCCCCCACCAAGTCGACCAGCTCTATGCACCTGCCGAGCGAGCCCGGCGGTGGTGATACTGGCAACATCCTGCCAATTTATTCCACGACAACCagtttcaagttcaactcaaAGGACCTTGTcaccttgaagaacttgggtTCTGGTAACTCCGGAACCGTGTCTAAGACGTTGCATATCCCCACGCAGCGGATCATGGCCAAGAAAATCATCCCCATCGAGCTGAACCTGTTGATCCAGAACCAGATTATCCGagagttgaagatcttgCACGAGTGCCAGTCGCCGTACATCATCGAGTTCTTTGGCgtgttcatcaataatAACAACACGGTGGTGATATGTATGGAGTACTGTAATTGTGGGTCTTTGGATAAGATTCTTGGACTCTTGCGGCCTCGACAGTTCCCACTcgtggtgttgaaaaaacTCTCCTACTCGATGTTAAGAGGTTTGGTGTACTTGTACGAGAACCACAAAATCATCCACAGAGACATCAAGCCGTCCAATGTGCTTATGACCCATAAGGGTCAGTTTAAGTTGTGcgattttggtgtttcAAGagagttgaccaattcaCTCGCCATGGCCGATACCTTTGTGGGCACCTCCACTTACATGTCACCGGAGCGGATCCAAGGACTCGAGTACGGCATTAAAAGTGATATCTGGTCAATGGGGTTGATGCTCATAGAACTTGCTAGTGGTCGCTCCATCTGGCACGAAGACTTTGATGACAAGAACAATACTAATGACAATAATGACCACCATTCTCAGCTGTCTACATCTGATGATTTTACCTCCAACCCGGGGCCTGAAGGGATTTTGGACTTACTCCAGCGGATCGTGAATGAAGACCCTCCTTGTTTATTGAACCTCATCAACCCTGTCACCAAGCAGAAGTACGATCCTGAGCTCTGTCAGTTCATAAACTACTGTTTGATCAAGGATGACAAACAACGGAAGTCACCCTGGGAGTTATTGAGTTTACAAGATTGTACGTTTCTTCAGGATGTGAAAAAACCCGAATATGAAAAGGAAGTCCGCACATGGGCCAAGATGATTCGAAACCTACACAAAGAGAAGCAGGACCAGCAGGACAGGGAGAAGGACAAAAGAAAGAGATGA
- a CDS encoding uncharacterized protein (EggNog:ENOG503NXQA; COG:S): MLGQEKELDMRVPGTIHLVDLEGTMNVRHEEGDDIVLVPQPTDDPEDPLNWVKSRKRKLAFCLMLAVFSADILSTALSAVLLDIVADTGISLADLNTGVGIQYLFFGWSCLIWQPLGLNFGRRPVILFAGLACMLCTVWSAYVKSAGEWYVNRLLVGFFYGPIETLIEVCISDVFFAHERGGWIAWYCWTLFNIPFISGIVAGFISSRYGWQWIQFIASIIASGCLIILFFCLEETMFYRDPALELDAADSVPEAITSNIEDGSTKKDIVHVGIDKVNSSESSQPENNYKTKTFKDKLKLWGARSPQQKTNFFQSMWMPFYLLRFPSVVFAGFTVGAVLSWFNVVNATIASVLSAPPYNFGANMVGVFFASPAIGISVGAYFSGKVVDGFTVRKARTGKGYREPEFRLWLSVIPMVIHPFGCLLYGIGAAKGIHWVGLAFGLGAICSTFPIGSAIAINYIIDCYKEVSGVGLVTMILIRNTMGFGFSYAVTPWLEAVGTQNLYISLACIGAFFWALSLVMIALGKKFRKITATSYWKLVETYGLHAH; this comes from the coding sequence ATGCTTGGACaagagaaggaattggacATGAGAGTCCCTGGTACCATCCACTTGGTGGATCTTGAAGGGACCATGAATGTCAGACAcgaagaaggtgatgacATTGTATTGGTTCCCCAACCCACTGATGACCCTGAAGACCCATTGAACTGGGTGAAGCtgagaaagagaaagttaGCTTTCTGCTTGATGTTGGCGGTCTTTAGTGCTGACATTTTGAGTACTGCTCTTTCAGCAGTGTTGCTTGATATTGTGGCCGACACCGGCATCTCGTTAGCAGACTTGAATACGGGTGTCGGTATTCAGTACTTGTTTTTTGGTTGGTCGTGTCTTATTTGGCAGCCGCTTGGTTTGAACTTCGGTAGAAGACCTGTTATTCTCTTCGCCGGGTTGGCGTGTATGCTCTGTACCGTGTGGTCGGCGTACGTCAAGAGTGCTGGTGAATGGTACGTGAACCGGCTTTTGGTTGGGTTTTTCTATGGACCCATTGAAACCTTGATCGAGGTGTGTATCTCCGATGTGTTCTTTGCCCACGAAAGAGGTGGATGGATCGCCTGGTACTGTTGGACCTTATTCAACATCCCATTCATCAGTGGGATCGTTGCCGGGTTCATCTCATCGAGATACGGCTGGCAATGGATTCAATTTATTGCCTCCATTATTGCTTCTGGGTGTTTGATCATCTTATTCTTCTGTTTGGAAGAAACCATGTTTTACCGTGACCCAGCCTTGGAATTGGATGCTGCTGACTCAGTTCCTGAAGCCATAACTAGCAACATTGAAGACGGGTCTACCAAAAAGGATATAGTCCATGTTGGTATCGACAAGGTCAACTCGAGCGAAAGTTCGCAACCAGAGAACAACTATAAGACCAAGactttcaaagacaagttgaagttgtggGGAGCCAGAAGCCCTCAACAGAAGACCAATTTTTTCCAGTCAATGTGGATGCCTTTCTACCTTTTACGTTTTCCCAGTGTGGTATTCGCAGGGTTCACTGTGGGTGCGGTTTTGAGTTGGTTTAACGTGGTAAACGCTACCATCGCTTCTGTTTTATCTGCTCCTCCTTACAACTTCGGTGCCAACATGGTGGGAGTGTTCTTTGCCTCACCTGCCATTGGTATCTCTGTGGGAGCATACTTTAGTGGTAAAGTAGTTGATGGGTTCACGGTGCGGAAAGCTAGAACCGGAAAGGGTTATAGAGAACCTGAGTTCAGATTATGGTTATCTGTGATTCCCATGGTTATCCATCCGTTTGGATGTCTTTTATATGGAATTGGGGCTGCCAAAGGTATCCACTGGGTTGGTTTGGCCTTTGGTCTTGGAGCCATCTGTTCCACCTTTCCCATTGGAAGTGCCATTGCCATCAACTATATCATTGATTGCTACAAAGAAGTCAGTGGAGTCGGGTTGGTGAcaatgattttgatcaGAAACACCATGGGTTTTGGTTTTTCGTATGCTGTGACTCCATGGCTAGAGGCAGTTGGCACTCAAAACTTGTACATTAGTCTTGCTTGTATTGGAGCATTTTTCTGGGCCCTttcgttggtgatgatagCGTTAGGAAAGAAGTTCAGAAAAATCACGGCTACCAGTTACTGGAAGTTGGTTGAAACCTACGGGTTGCATGCCCATTAG
- the RME1 gene encoding conserved putative membrane protein (EggNog:ENOG503P1T3; COG:S), producing the protein MNAYYHDEETNEVYKDNINLRLKLGGYLRCRLPVLNIQSIPMSSKSLASASSLGDLQLFSEMADIKHVSGSLLPSSLQDLGNYSEVSSTQRLFTPLTPIKWSWNLNVVENDEGAGLPHHMAEATDPTTSDSSPQSVDSLPMWDPMYNIMEDIDQMDSIVDIDSITPENCMTPDMACKWSKESDIGFSYIVDYLAKNNCADPEQGRSTDVADDCDKYDDDYRGADIEPAPVGAKRTAAEEAALRTSVAYNYRTVTETLEKLYKHCIYIREVLLCSHCPKKFETVHELALHCQEFNLYKGFKYKCPLATCPFKLIGFNKKLDLRRHVTAKHIDRKTFEVLTDDTYEEKFVRSLVYFCHCQRVFYRRDSLQRHQRLIHRNS; encoded by the coding sequence ATGAATGCATATTACCATGACGAAGAAACCAATGAGGTGTACAAGGACAATATCAACTTGCGCTTGAAGCTTGGTGGGTATTTACGGTGCCGACTCCCGGTCTTGAACATTCAATCTATTCCCATGTCTTCCAAACTGTTGGCCAGTGCTTCCTCTCTCGGAGACcttcaattgtttctgGAAATGGCCGACATCAAACATGTGTCGGGGCTGCTACTTCCATCGTCGCTCCAGGATCTCGGGAATTACCTGGAAGTATCGTCAACCCAGAGACTTTTCACACCTTTAACCCCCATCAAGTGGAGCTGGAACTTGAATGTGGTGGAAAATGACGAGGGGGCTGGACTTCCACACCACATGGCCGAGGCCACCGATCCCACCACATCGGACTCCTCGCCCCAGCTGGTGGACTCTTTACCAATGTGGGATCCGATGTACAACATTATGGAGGACATTGACCAAATGGACAGTATCGTCGACATTGACAGCATCACCCCAGAGAACTGCATGACGCCTGATATGGCATGTAAGTGGCTGAAAGAGCTGGACATTGGTTTTCTGTATATTGTGGACTACTTGGCTAAAAACAATTGTGCTGACCCTGAACAAGGACGGCTGACCGATGTAGCAGACGATTGCGACAAATACGACGACGATTACCGCGGTGCAGACATCGAACCCGCCCCTGTGGGTGCAAAGCGCACCGCGGCAGAGGAGGCTGCTCTCCGCACGTCGGTGGCTTACAACTACCGCACCGTTACCGAGACCCTTGAAAAGTTATATAAACATTGCATCTATATCCGTGAGGTGTTGTTGTGCTCCCACTGCCCGAAAAAATTTGAAACTGTACATGAGCTTGCTCTTCACTGTCAAGAGTTCAATCTCTACAAGGGATTCAAATACAAGTGCCCATTGGCGACATGTCCATTTAAGCTCATTGGATttaacaagaagttggaccTCCGCCGGCATGTCACCGCCAAGCACATCGACCGTAAGACGTTTGAGGTGCTCACCGATGATACATATGAAGAGAAGTTTGTGCGGCTGTTGGTGTACTTCTGCCACTGCCAAAGAGTCTTTTATCGAAGAGACAGTTTACAGCGACATCAGCGGCTCATCCACCGTAACTCATGA